One part of the Neodiprion virginianus isolate iyNeoVirg1 chromosome 3, iyNeoVirg1.1, whole genome shotgun sequence genome encodes these proteins:
- the LOC124300969 gene encoding influenza virus NS1A-binding protein-like isoform X2 — protein MVSSVSTNPDSEGLNDSVLELQDERHPQLTLASLNMMRKNRHFCDVVLHVGSTEVHGHRAVLAAVSPHLFELFSADKQGNKEPRVTYKLNGGFDKVALQKLVDYAYTSRLEILPSQVKSVYLAAWHLKMERVSAQCAAHLLHYLTPGSCLEVRALPGITQNEDFAKKVDAYIRDHFEAVCSSPTLLSLPCVKIEVLHQTVQEMSLVNGTSLCHLVLDWVKRSLTDSTSLTVDHLTQKTYLLYLALDNSLQDCTDLPSGDVSDTDIVQDYKKLSLKSQAQSKGRRKGPLQPAKPRVLIYSRDIGERIESELEPDWNLIGASKVGEHAFLAIVTLDGRLTTLSVQLRLNTPSSPSPLATPEIVASKNCFANEPELYCALPTMKAGKCAVGCANLNDTLLVCGGYDRVECLKSVDQYLPESNTWQVLSGMREARGRFGIAVVNGRVYAIGGSNGSTELATVEVLNPEAGWKWSAVANLPLARSNSGVCALGSQIYCIGGWNGQAGIKQCDVFDPETGKWSSIEPLRTGRYQAGVCAYQDRVYAVGGCDAWNCLNSVEIYNPEEDTWSVGPPLISARRGCGLAVFRGRLYAVGGSSGTHSLTTTEIFDPEEQVWVPGPNLATPRANVAVAVVGDRLYAVCGFSGKNFLNSIEYLDAHSNEWTTFVPKSDGTNTPASSLQNSFSDPSLNGNEKNVMNISTSSNASDSSMISEKNGSVYGSGMESLSNFQKNTTTTSFDTNVNATDESEQDSVRSSDGTAATNGTLKSSDAVVTTEANPESPMIPHATTNGTTVNTGSASTANGIHDRKISRADLASSNGSQEF, from the exons ATGGTTTCGTCAGTTTCTACCAACCCAGACTCGGAGGGTCTTAATGACTCTGTACTGGAACTGCAAGACGAGCGTCACCCTCAGTTGACGCTGGCTTCTCTAAACATGATGCGTAAAAATAGACACTTTTGCGACGTTGTCTTACAT GTCGGCAGTACCGAAGTTCATGGACACAGAGCTGTATTGGCAGCAGTCTCCCCGCATCTGTTTGAACTCTTCAGTGCTGATAAACAAGGGAACAAGGAACCCAGAGTTACCTACAAATTGAATGGAGGATTCGACAAGGTCGCTCTGCAAAAGCTGGTTGATTATGCCTACACTTCCAG GCTTGAGATACTACCATCGCAGGTGAAATCAGTCTACTTGGCAGCATGGCATTTGAAAATGGAGAGGGTTTCGGCACAATGTGCCGCTCATCTTTTGCATTATCTAACACCAGGTTCATGTCTGGAAGTTCGCGCTCTTCCAGGAATAACCCAGAATGAggattttgcaaaaaaagtCGATGCTTACATAAGAGACCAT TTTGAAGCTGTCTGCAGCAGCCCCACTTTGTTGTCGTTGCCCTGCGTGAAAATCGAGGTCTTGCATCAAACTGTTCAGGAAATGTCATTGGTGAATGGAACGAGTCTTTGCCACTTGGTATTGGATTGGGTGAAGCGATCTCTGACAGACTCTACCAGCTTGACCGTGGATCATCTTACGCAAAAAACATACTTGTTGTATCTTGCCCTGGATAATAGCCTGCAAGATTGCACGGATTTACCTTCAGGCGACGTTAGCGATACTGACATTGTTCAAGATTATAAAAAACTTTCACTGAAATCGCAAGCACAATCCAAGGGCCGCAGGAAGGGTCCGTTGCAGCCAGCTAAGCCAAGAGTTCTTATCTACTCGAGAGATATCGGAGAGCGGATCGAGTCAGAATTGGAACCAGACTGGAATCTCATAGGAGCAAGTAAAGTTggtg AACATGCTTTCTTGGCCATTGTAACTCTGGATGGAAGACTGACCACACTGTCGGTACAACTTCGACTCAACACACCATCATCGCCATCTCCATTGGCAACTCCAGAAATTGTAGCttctaaaaattgttttgcaaACGAGCCCGAGTTGTATTGTGCTCTCCCAACAATGAAGGCAGGAAAATGTGCCGTTGGTTGTGCCAATTTGAATGATACGTTGTTGGTCTGCGGCGGTTACGATAGGGTTGAATGCTTGAAGTCTGTGGATCAGTATTTGCCAGAATCAAACACCTGGCAGGTACTGTCGGGAATGAGGGAAGCCAGAGGTCGATTTGGAATCGCTGTCGTTAACGGAAGAGTTTATGCAATCGGTGGGTCAAATGGTTCTACGGAACTTGCTACTGTCGAAGTTCTCAACCCTGAGGCTGGATGGAAGTGGTCAGCCGTTGCGAATCTTCCTTTGGCTAGGTCAAATTCGGGTGTCTGCGCTTTGGGAAGCCAGATTTATTGCATCGGCGGATGGAATGGTCAG GCTGGTATTAAACAGTGCGACGTCTTCGATCCTGAGACAGGTAAATGGTCAAGCATCGAACCACTGAGAACTGGAAGATACCAGGCAGGAGTATGTGCATATCAAGACCGCGTCTACGCAGTAGGTGGCTGCGATGCGTGGAACTGTTTGAATTCTGTGGAAATTTACAACCCAGAAGAAGATACGTGGTCAGTGGGACCACCTCTCATATCAGCACGTCGAGGCTGCGGTCTTGCTGTCTTCCGCGGTCGACTTTACGCCGTTGGCGGATCTTCTGGGACGCACAGTCTCACGACGACGGAAATATTCGACCCTGAAGAACAAGTCTGGGTACCAGGACCGAATCTGGCTACACCGAGAGCTAATGTAGCTGTCGCAGTTGTCGGAGacag GTTGTACGCAGTATGCGGATTTTCTGGTAAGAATTTCTTGAATTCCATCGAATATTTGGACGCTCACAGCAACGAGTGGACGACGTTCGTACCAAAGTCCGACGGCACAAACACACCCGCAAGCTCGCTGCAGAACAGTTTTTCAGATCCTAGCTTGAATGGTAATGAAAAGAACGTGATGAATATCAGCACGTCGAGCAACGCAAGTGATTCGAGTATGATCAGCGAGAAAAATGGTTCCGTGTATGGTTCCGGAATGGAATCATtgtccaattttcaaaaaaacacCACTACCACAAGTTTTGACACAAATGTAAATGCTACGGATGAGTCTGAGCAAGACTCCGTCAGATCGAGTGATGGCACTGCTGCAACTAATGGTACTTTAAAAAGTTCCGATGCCGTCGTTACTACCGAAGCAAATCCCGAATCTCCGATGATTCCGCATGCGACAACAAACGGAACTACGGTAAATACGGGTTCTGCGAGTACTGCTAATGGTATACATGATCGAAAAATCAGCAGGGCTGATCTCGCGTCAAGTAATGGATCTCAAGAATTCTAA
- the LOC124300969 gene encoding influenza virus NS1A-binding protein-like isoform X3 — protein MAVYCPLQVGSTEVHGHRAVLAAVSPHLFELFSADKQGNKEPRVTYKLNGGFDKVALQKLVDYAYTSRLEILPSQVKSVYLAAWHLKMERVSAQCAAHLLHYLTPGSCLEVRALPGITQNEDFAKKVDAYIRDHFEAVCSSPTLLSLPCVKIEVLHQTVQEMSLVNGTSLCHLVLDWVKRSLTDSTSLTVDHLTQKTYLLYLALDNSLQDCTDLPSGDVSDTDIVQDYKKLSLKSQAQSKGRRKGPLQPAKPRVLIYSRDIGERIESELEPDWNLIGASKVGEHAFLAIVTLDGRLTTLSVQLRLNTPSSPSPLATPEIVASKNCFANEPELYCALPTMKAGKCAVGCANLNDTLLVCGGYDRVECLKSVDQYLPESNTWQVLSGMREARGRFGIAVVNGRVYAIGGSNGSTELATVEVLNPEAGWKWSAVANLPLARSNSGVCALGSQIYCIGGWNGQAGIKQCDVFDPETGKWSSIEPLRTGRYQAGVCAYQDRVYAVGGCDAWNCLNSVEIYNPEEDTWSVGPPLISARRGCGLAVFRGRLYAVGGSSGTHSLTTTEIFDPEEQVWVPGPNLATPRANVAVAVVGDRLYAVCGFSGKNFLNSIEYLDAHSNEWTTFVPKSDGTNTPASSLQNSFSDPSLNGNEKNVMNISTSSNASDSSMISEKNGSVYGSGMESLSNFQKNTTTTSFDTNVNATDESEQDSVRSSDGTAATNGTLKSSDAVVTTEANPESPMIPHATTNGTTVNTGSASTANGIHDRKISRADLASSNGSQEF, from the exons AT GGCCGTGTATTGCCCTCTGCAGGTCGGCAGTACCGAAGTTCATGGACACAGAGCTGTATTGGCAGCAGTCTCCCCGCATCTGTTTGAACTCTTCAGTGCTGATAAACAAGGGAACAAGGAACCCAGAGTTACCTACAAATTGAATGGAGGATTCGACAAGGTCGCTCTGCAAAAGCTGGTTGATTATGCCTACACTTCCAG GCTTGAGATACTACCATCGCAGGTGAAATCAGTCTACTTGGCAGCATGGCATTTGAAAATGGAGAGGGTTTCGGCACAATGTGCCGCTCATCTTTTGCATTATCTAACACCAGGTTCATGTCTGGAAGTTCGCGCTCTTCCAGGAATAACCCAGAATGAggattttgcaaaaaaagtCGATGCTTACATAAGAGACCAT TTTGAAGCTGTCTGCAGCAGCCCCACTTTGTTGTCGTTGCCCTGCGTGAAAATCGAGGTCTTGCATCAAACTGTTCAGGAAATGTCATTGGTGAATGGAACGAGTCTTTGCCACTTGGTATTGGATTGGGTGAAGCGATCTCTGACAGACTCTACCAGCTTGACCGTGGATCATCTTACGCAAAAAACATACTTGTTGTATCTTGCCCTGGATAATAGCCTGCAAGATTGCACGGATTTACCTTCAGGCGACGTTAGCGATACTGACATTGTTCAAGATTATAAAAAACTTTCACTGAAATCGCAAGCACAATCCAAGGGCCGCAGGAAGGGTCCGTTGCAGCCAGCTAAGCCAAGAGTTCTTATCTACTCGAGAGATATCGGAGAGCGGATCGAGTCAGAATTGGAACCAGACTGGAATCTCATAGGAGCAAGTAAAGTTggtg AACATGCTTTCTTGGCCATTGTAACTCTGGATGGAAGACTGACCACACTGTCGGTACAACTTCGACTCAACACACCATCATCGCCATCTCCATTGGCAACTCCAGAAATTGTAGCttctaaaaattgttttgcaaACGAGCCCGAGTTGTATTGTGCTCTCCCAACAATGAAGGCAGGAAAATGTGCCGTTGGTTGTGCCAATTTGAATGATACGTTGTTGGTCTGCGGCGGTTACGATAGGGTTGAATGCTTGAAGTCTGTGGATCAGTATTTGCCAGAATCAAACACCTGGCAGGTACTGTCGGGAATGAGGGAAGCCAGAGGTCGATTTGGAATCGCTGTCGTTAACGGAAGAGTTTATGCAATCGGTGGGTCAAATGGTTCTACGGAACTTGCTACTGTCGAAGTTCTCAACCCTGAGGCTGGATGGAAGTGGTCAGCCGTTGCGAATCTTCCTTTGGCTAGGTCAAATTCGGGTGTCTGCGCTTTGGGAAGCCAGATTTATTGCATCGGCGGATGGAATGGTCAG GCTGGTATTAAACAGTGCGACGTCTTCGATCCTGAGACAGGTAAATGGTCAAGCATCGAACCACTGAGAACTGGAAGATACCAGGCAGGAGTATGTGCATATCAAGACCGCGTCTACGCAGTAGGTGGCTGCGATGCGTGGAACTGTTTGAATTCTGTGGAAATTTACAACCCAGAAGAAGATACGTGGTCAGTGGGACCACCTCTCATATCAGCACGTCGAGGCTGCGGTCTTGCTGTCTTCCGCGGTCGACTTTACGCCGTTGGCGGATCTTCTGGGACGCACAGTCTCACGACGACGGAAATATTCGACCCTGAAGAACAAGTCTGGGTACCAGGACCGAATCTGGCTACACCGAGAGCTAATGTAGCTGTCGCAGTTGTCGGAGacag GTTGTACGCAGTATGCGGATTTTCTGGTAAGAATTTCTTGAATTCCATCGAATATTTGGACGCTCACAGCAACGAGTGGACGACGTTCGTACCAAAGTCCGACGGCACAAACACACCCGCAAGCTCGCTGCAGAACAGTTTTTCAGATCCTAGCTTGAATGGTAATGAAAAGAACGTGATGAATATCAGCACGTCGAGCAACGCAAGTGATTCGAGTATGATCAGCGAGAAAAATGGTTCCGTGTATGGTTCCGGAATGGAATCATtgtccaattttcaaaaaaacacCACTACCACAAGTTTTGACACAAATGTAAATGCTACGGATGAGTCTGAGCAAGACTCCGTCAGATCGAGTGATGGCACTGCTGCAACTAATGGTACTTTAAAAAGTTCCGATGCCGTCGTTACTACCGAAGCAAATCCCGAATCTCCGATGATTCCGCATGCGACAACAAACGGAACTACGGTAAATACGGGTTCTGCGAGTACTGCTAATGGTATACATGATCGAAAAATCAGCAGGGCTGATCTCGCGTCAAGTAATGGATCTCAAGAATTCTAA
- the LOC124300969 gene encoding influenza virus NS1A-binding protein-like isoform X1, with translation MPLRTKPIDRTEELSQREAEKGELEPEPPSVESKSKSKLKDNMVSSVSTNPDSEGLNDSVLELQDERHPQLTLASLNMMRKNRHFCDVVLHVGSTEVHGHRAVLAAVSPHLFELFSADKQGNKEPRVTYKLNGGFDKVALQKLVDYAYTSRLEILPSQVKSVYLAAWHLKMERVSAQCAAHLLHYLTPGSCLEVRALPGITQNEDFAKKVDAYIRDHFEAVCSSPTLLSLPCVKIEVLHQTVQEMSLVNGTSLCHLVLDWVKRSLTDSTSLTVDHLTQKTYLLYLALDNSLQDCTDLPSGDVSDTDIVQDYKKLSLKSQAQSKGRRKGPLQPAKPRVLIYSRDIGERIESELEPDWNLIGASKVGEHAFLAIVTLDGRLTTLSVQLRLNTPSSPSPLATPEIVASKNCFANEPELYCALPTMKAGKCAVGCANLNDTLLVCGGYDRVECLKSVDQYLPESNTWQVLSGMREARGRFGIAVVNGRVYAIGGSNGSTELATVEVLNPEAGWKWSAVANLPLARSNSGVCALGSQIYCIGGWNGQAGIKQCDVFDPETGKWSSIEPLRTGRYQAGVCAYQDRVYAVGGCDAWNCLNSVEIYNPEEDTWSVGPPLISARRGCGLAVFRGRLYAVGGSSGTHSLTTTEIFDPEEQVWVPGPNLATPRANVAVAVVGDRLYAVCGFSGKNFLNSIEYLDAHSNEWTTFVPKSDGTNTPASSLQNSFSDPSLNGNEKNVMNISTSSNASDSSMISEKNGSVYGSGMESLSNFQKNTTTTSFDTNVNATDESEQDSVRSSDGTAATNGTLKSSDAVVTTEANPESPMIPHATTNGTTVNTGSASTANGIHDRKISRADLASSNGSQEF, from the exons aGGAGCTATCGCAGCGAGAAGCAGAAAAGGGAGAACTTGAGCCTGAACCTCCTAGCGTTGAGTCCAAGTCTAAATCTAAACTGAAAGACAACATGGTTTCGTCAGTTTCTACCAACCCAGACTCGGAGGGTCTTAATGACTCTGTACTGGAACTGCAAGACGAGCGTCACCCTCAGTTGACGCTGGCTTCTCTAAACATGATGCGTAAAAATAGACACTTTTGCGACGTTGTCTTACAT GTCGGCAGTACCGAAGTTCATGGACACAGAGCTGTATTGGCAGCAGTCTCCCCGCATCTGTTTGAACTCTTCAGTGCTGATAAACAAGGGAACAAGGAACCCAGAGTTACCTACAAATTGAATGGAGGATTCGACAAGGTCGCTCTGCAAAAGCTGGTTGATTATGCCTACACTTCCAG GCTTGAGATACTACCATCGCAGGTGAAATCAGTCTACTTGGCAGCATGGCATTTGAAAATGGAGAGGGTTTCGGCACAATGTGCCGCTCATCTTTTGCATTATCTAACACCAGGTTCATGTCTGGAAGTTCGCGCTCTTCCAGGAATAACCCAGAATGAggattttgcaaaaaaagtCGATGCTTACATAAGAGACCAT TTTGAAGCTGTCTGCAGCAGCCCCACTTTGTTGTCGTTGCCCTGCGTGAAAATCGAGGTCTTGCATCAAACTGTTCAGGAAATGTCATTGGTGAATGGAACGAGTCTTTGCCACTTGGTATTGGATTGGGTGAAGCGATCTCTGACAGACTCTACCAGCTTGACCGTGGATCATCTTACGCAAAAAACATACTTGTTGTATCTTGCCCTGGATAATAGCCTGCAAGATTGCACGGATTTACCTTCAGGCGACGTTAGCGATACTGACATTGTTCAAGATTATAAAAAACTTTCACTGAAATCGCAAGCACAATCCAAGGGCCGCAGGAAGGGTCCGTTGCAGCCAGCTAAGCCAAGAGTTCTTATCTACTCGAGAGATATCGGAGAGCGGATCGAGTCAGAATTGGAACCAGACTGGAATCTCATAGGAGCAAGTAAAGTTggtg AACATGCTTTCTTGGCCATTGTAACTCTGGATGGAAGACTGACCACACTGTCGGTACAACTTCGACTCAACACACCATCATCGCCATCTCCATTGGCAACTCCAGAAATTGTAGCttctaaaaattgttttgcaaACGAGCCCGAGTTGTATTGTGCTCTCCCAACAATGAAGGCAGGAAAATGTGCCGTTGGTTGTGCCAATTTGAATGATACGTTGTTGGTCTGCGGCGGTTACGATAGGGTTGAATGCTTGAAGTCTGTGGATCAGTATTTGCCAGAATCAAACACCTGGCAGGTACTGTCGGGAATGAGGGAAGCCAGAGGTCGATTTGGAATCGCTGTCGTTAACGGAAGAGTTTATGCAATCGGTGGGTCAAATGGTTCTACGGAACTTGCTACTGTCGAAGTTCTCAACCCTGAGGCTGGATGGAAGTGGTCAGCCGTTGCGAATCTTCCTTTGGCTAGGTCAAATTCGGGTGTCTGCGCTTTGGGAAGCCAGATTTATTGCATCGGCGGATGGAATGGTCAG GCTGGTATTAAACAGTGCGACGTCTTCGATCCTGAGACAGGTAAATGGTCAAGCATCGAACCACTGAGAACTGGAAGATACCAGGCAGGAGTATGTGCATATCAAGACCGCGTCTACGCAGTAGGTGGCTGCGATGCGTGGAACTGTTTGAATTCTGTGGAAATTTACAACCCAGAAGAAGATACGTGGTCAGTGGGACCACCTCTCATATCAGCACGTCGAGGCTGCGGTCTTGCTGTCTTCCGCGGTCGACTTTACGCCGTTGGCGGATCTTCTGGGACGCACAGTCTCACGACGACGGAAATATTCGACCCTGAAGAACAAGTCTGGGTACCAGGACCGAATCTGGCTACACCGAGAGCTAATGTAGCTGTCGCAGTTGTCGGAGacag GTTGTACGCAGTATGCGGATTTTCTGGTAAGAATTTCTTGAATTCCATCGAATATTTGGACGCTCACAGCAACGAGTGGACGACGTTCGTACCAAAGTCCGACGGCACAAACACACCCGCAAGCTCGCTGCAGAACAGTTTTTCAGATCCTAGCTTGAATGGTAATGAAAAGAACGTGATGAATATCAGCACGTCGAGCAACGCAAGTGATTCGAGTATGATCAGCGAGAAAAATGGTTCCGTGTATGGTTCCGGAATGGAATCATtgtccaattttcaaaaaaacacCACTACCACAAGTTTTGACACAAATGTAAATGCTACGGATGAGTCTGAGCAAGACTCCGTCAGATCGAGTGATGGCACTGCTGCAACTAATGGTACTTTAAAAAGTTCCGATGCCGTCGTTACTACCGAAGCAAATCCCGAATCTCCGATGATTCCGCATGCGACAACAAACGGAACTACGGTAAATACGGGTTCTGCGAGTACTGCTAATGGTATACATGATCGAAAAATCAGCAGGGCTGATCTCGCGTCAAGTAATGGATCTCAAGAATTCTAA